From Streptomyces sp. NBC_01460, a single genomic window includes:
- a CDS encoding DUF5707 domain-containing protein, whose amino-acid sequence MRIRATVAAVSGALALSALAVPAAQAGDQDVPSLDKPSAAEVFGTGAKAPRAAARAAVTTPVISKVVINGGKDVVVGTTAAKTFTVSVTASHPSGIADGYIDLWHGTNVDEGLDGVLLPNEDAATCKNASATTATCSLTITAYPGYDLYKNLLAGTWKVTAGALAGDQSDFAWNDYQATARVQRLSKLTVNAAPEPVRKGATITATGKLSRANWENGTYMGYTVQPVKLQFRKKASSTYTTVKTINTNSTGALKTTVKAVEDGYWRYSYAGTSTTPAVTTAGDFVDVK is encoded by the coding sequence ATGCGTATTCGTGCCACCGTTGCCGCTGTTTCCGGCGCCCTGGCTCTGTCCGCTCTCGCCGTTCCGGCCGCGCAGGCGGGTGACCAGGACGTTCCGAGCCTGGACAAGCCCTCCGCGGCCGAGGTGTTCGGCACCGGGGCGAAGGCTCCTCGCGCCGCCGCGCGTGCCGCCGTCACGACCCCCGTCATCTCGAAGGTCGTCATCAACGGCGGCAAGGACGTCGTCGTCGGCACCACCGCCGCGAAGACGTTCACCGTCTCCGTCACCGCCTCGCACCCGTCCGGCATAGCCGACGGCTACATCGACCTGTGGCACGGGACGAACGTGGACGAGGGCCTCGACGGGGTGCTGCTCCCGAACGAGGACGCGGCGACCTGCAAGAACGCCAGCGCCACGACCGCCACCTGCTCCCTGACGATCACGGCGTACCCCGGCTACGACCTGTACAAGAACCTGCTGGCCGGCACGTGGAAGGTCACCGCGGGCGCGCTCGCCGGCGACCAGAGCGACTTCGCGTGGAACGACTACCAGGCCACGGCCCGCGTCCAGCGTCTCTCCAAGCTGACCGTCAACGCCGCCCCGGAGCCGGTCAGGAAGGGCGCGACCATCACGGCCACCGGCAAGCTGTCGCGTGCCAACTGGGAGAACGGCACCTACATGGGCTACACCGTGCAGCCCGTCAAGCTGCAGTTCCGCAAGAAGGCCAGCAGCACCTACACCACCGTCAAGACCATCAACACGAACAGCACCGGTGCGCTGAAGACCACGGTCAAGGCCGTGGAGGACGGCTACTGGCGCTACAGCTACGCCGGCACCTCGACCACCCCGGCCGTCACGACCGCGGGTGACTTCGTCGACGTGAAGTAG
- a CDS encoding MFS transporter — translation MTAARSSDGSGPLRRAVRAMGRALRAPFTGTARGIRRATHAHGAGESGLGKLIELHAVNGAGDVMITVALASTVFFSVPTDEARGRVALYLAVTMAPFTLLAPVIGPLLDRLPHGRRAAMAGAMFARAVLAITMSGAVATGGLELYPAALGVLVCSKAYGVVRSAVVPRLLPPRFSLVKANSRVTLAGLLATGVAAPIGAGLQSIGSPWPLYGACVIFLGGTVLAFTLPHKVDSAKGERKARLVLPHEEAAPAPPPRTTKGGRSGSTKAGRRNGREKPPGLRSVGPSVLHGLQANAAHRALSGFLIFFLAFLLREHPLAGQSAAVSLGIVGVAAGAGNACGTAVGSWLRARGPEVIVATVLGLALGVAVLAAVFFSTVMVAALAAVAGFTQALSKLSLDAMIQRDVPEEVRTSAFARSETLLQMSWVVGGAIGIALPLNGVLGMSVAAGLLALGAAASVRGLLGAARRGSPHPRVA, via the coding sequence GTGACCGCCGCCAGGTCGTCCGACGGATCCGGTCCGCTCCGCAGGGCGGTCCGGGCGATGGGCCGTGCCCTGCGCGCCCCGTTCACGGGCACCGCGCGGGGGATCCGCAGGGCGACGCACGCCCACGGGGCGGGCGAGTCCGGCCTCGGCAAGCTGATCGAACTGCACGCGGTCAACGGCGCGGGTGACGTGATGATCACCGTGGCGCTCGCCTCCACGGTGTTCTTCTCCGTGCCGACGGACGAGGCACGCGGACGCGTCGCCCTCTACCTCGCGGTCACCATGGCCCCCTTCACCCTGCTCGCCCCGGTGATCGGCCCCCTCCTGGACCGGCTGCCGCACGGCCGCCGCGCCGCGATGGCCGGCGCGATGTTCGCCCGGGCGGTGCTCGCGATCACCATGTCGGGCGCGGTGGCCACGGGCGGCCTGGAGCTCTATCCGGCGGCCCTCGGCGTCCTGGTCTGCTCCAAGGCGTACGGCGTGGTGCGCAGCGCCGTCGTCCCCCGCCTCCTGCCGCCCCGCTTCTCCCTGGTGAAGGCCAATTCGCGGGTCACCCTGGCCGGTCTGCTGGCGACGGGCGTGGCGGCGCCGATCGGGGCGGGGCTGCAGAGCATCGGATCCCCCTGGCCCCTCTACGGCGCCTGCGTGATCTTCCTCGGCGGCACCGTCCTCGCCTTCACGCTGCCGCACAAGGTCGACTCCGCGAAGGGTGAGCGCAAGGCCCGCCTCGTCCTCCCCCACGAGGAGGCGGCCCCGGCTCCCCCTCCCCGCACCACCAAGGGCGGCAGGAGCGGCAGCACGAAAGCCGGCAGGAGGAACGGACGGGAGAAGCCGCCGGGGCTGCGGTCCGTCGGACCGTCCGTCCTGCACGGCCTCCAGGCGAACGCCGCGCACCGCGCGCTCTCCGGCTTCCTCATCTTCTTCCTGGCGTTCCTGCTGCGTGAGCACCCCCTGGCCGGGCAGAGCGCCGCCGTCTCCCTCGGCATCGTCGGCGTCGCGGCCGGTGCGGGGAACGCCTGCGGCACGGCGGTGGGCTCCTGGCTCAGGGCACGCGGCCCCGAGGTGATCGTGGCGACGGTGCTGGGGCTCGCCCTGGGCGTCGCCGTCCTCGCGGCGGTGTTCTTCAGCACGGTGATGGTGGCCGCCCTCGCCGCGGTCGCCGGTTTCACCCAGGCCCTGTCGAAACTGTCGCTGGACGCGATGATCCAGCGCGACGTGCCGGAGGAGGTGCGCACCTCGGCCTTCGCCCGGTCGGAGACGCTGCTCCAGATGTCCTGGGTCGTCGGCGGGGCGATCGGCATCGCGCTCCCCCTCAACGGAGTACTCGGCATGTCCGTCGCCGCCGGGCTCCTCGCCCTCGGCGCGGCCGCCTCCGTACGGGGCCTCCTGGGGGCCGCACGGCGCGGCTCACCGCACCCCCGCGTGGCGTGA
- a CDS encoding futalosine hydrolase → MRVLVVTAVPAERDAVTRAFGGEPPVRRVPGAELHRAGPFDVLAGGVGPAAAAAATAFALAAAPAGEPYTLVVSAGIGGGFAPAAPVGSLVVATGIVAADLGAETPDGFVPVTGLGFGRDSFQPPAPLVRDVAGATGAVPGPVLTVSTVTGSAARTAALLAAHPGAVAEAMEGFGVAEAADRFGVPALELRAVSNAVGPRDREAWRIGDALAALTEAFGKTAPVVESWTPHDRLDRHRD, encoded by the coding sequence GTGCGGGTGCTTGTCGTGACCGCCGTCCCTGCCGAGAGGGACGCGGTCACCCGCGCGTTCGGGGGTGAGCCGCCGGTGCGCCGGGTGCCGGGCGCCGAGCTGCACCGGGCGGGCCCGTTCGACGTCCTCGCGGGCGGCGTGGGTCCGGCCGCCGCGGCGGCCGCCACCGCCTTCGCCCTCGCCGCCGCGCCCGCCGGCGAGCCGTACACGCTCGTGGTCTCGGCGGGCATCGGCGGCGGCTTCGCGCCCGCCGCCCCCGTCGGCTCCCTCGTGGTGGCCACCGGCATCGTCGCGGCGGACCTGGGCGCCGAGACCCCGGACGGCTTCGTGCCCGTCACCGGTCTCGGCTTCGGCAGGGACTCCTTCCAGCCGCCCGCCCCCCTCGTGCGGGACGTGGCCGGGGCCACCGGCGCGGTGCCGGGCCCCGTCCTCACCGTCTCCACCGTGACCGGCAGCGCGGCCCGCACCGCCGCACTGCTGGCCGCGCACCCCGGAGCCGTCGCCGAGGCCATGGAGGGCTTCGGCGTCGCCGAGGCCGCCGACCGGTTCGGCGTGCCGGCCCTGGAGCTCCGGGCCGTCTCGAACGCCGTGGGGCCGCGCGACCGCGAGGCCTGGCGCATCGGCGACGCCCTGGCGGCGCTCACCGAGGCGTTCGGGAAGACCGCACCCGTAGTGGAAAGTTGGACCCCGCATGACCGACTCGACCGACACCGTGACTGA
- a CDS encoding bifunctional aspartate transaminase/aspartate 4-decarboxylase has translation MPKTRLSREEIRSFAQLSPFELKDKFIQIATEAQSDKAGQKGMAAQAMLNAGRGNPNWVATGPREAYHALGYFAISESRRVWTADNLGGMPEESGCAARFERFVRANPGLPGIELLKACVDLAVKRFGFVPDAFVHELADSSIGDNYPVPDRILRHTEQIVRGYLADEMCDHRPPEGQTMSLFATEGGTAAMCYIFDSLMKNGILEKGDRIALMVPVFTPYLEIPELDTYGFDVVLVEASLFTETGVRQWRYPPEEIEKLADPSVRMVCCVNPSNPPSLALSTRVSEQIVSLVAERNPNLIIVTDDVYGTFVEGFRSLAADLPRNTLLVYSYSKHYGATGWRLGVIGLHDDNVIDGMLAAQSPEQKARLEKRYGTLSLEPGRIRFIDRLVADSRQVALNHTAGLSLPQQVMMALFSLFDMLDEGQEYKHRIRAIVRQRLDLLLEGVHMKISEDPKRAAYYIELDLLAEAERVHGKEFADFLEQNYEPVDPLFRLAEQTSVVLLNGGGFDGPEWSVRVSLANLDDLDYLKIGHHLRVIFDDYAQEWRSA, from the coding sequence ATGCCGAAGACGAGACTCAGCCGGGAAGAGATCCGGTCCTTCGCCCAGCTCTCCCCCTTCGAGCTGAAGGACAAGTTCATCCAGATCGCGACGGAGGCGCAGAGCGACAAGGCCGGTCAGAAGGGCATGGCCGCCCAGGCGATGCTCAACGCGGGCCGGGGCAATCCGAACTGGGTGGCCACCGGACCCCGTGAGGCGTACCACGCGCTCGGCTACTTCGCGATCAGCGAGTCCAGGCGGGTGTGGACGGCCGACAACCTGGGCGGCATGCCCGAGGAGTCGGGCTGCGCCGCGCGCTTCGAGCGCTTCGTCCGCGCGAACCCCGGTCTGCCCGGCATCGAGCTGCTCAAGGCGTGCGTCGACCTCGCGGTGAAGCGTTTCGGCTTCGTGCCCGACGCCTTCGTGCACGAGCTGGCCGACTCCTCCATCGGGGACAACTACCCGGTGCCGGACCGCATCCTGCGCCACACCGAGCAGATCGTGCGCGGTTATCTGGCGGACGAGATGTGCGACCACCGGCCGCCCGAGGGGCAGACGATGAGCCTGTTCGCCACCGAGGGCGGCACGGCGGCCATGTGCTACATCTTCGACTCCCTGATGAAGAACGGGATCCTGGAGAAGGGCGACCGGATCGCCCTGATGGTCCCGGTGTTCACCCCGTACCTGGAGATCCCGGAGCTGGACACCTACGGCTTCGACGTGGTGCTGGTGGAGGCCAGCCTCTTCACCGAGACCGGGGTGCGCCAGTGGCGCTACCCGCCGGAGGAGATCGAGAAGCTCGCCGACCCGTCGGTGAGGATGGTCTGCTGCGTCAACCCGAGCAACCCGCCCTCACTGGCCCTCTCCACCCGGGTCTCCGAGCAGATCGTCTCCCTGGTGGCCGAACGCAACCCGAATCTGATCATCGTCACCGACGACGTGTACGGGACCTTCGTGGAGGGGTTCCGCTCGCTCGCCGCCGACCTGCCGCGCAACACGCTGCTCGTCTACTCGTACTCCAAGCACTACGGCGCGACCGGCTGGCGGCTCGGGGTGATCGGGCTGCACGACGACAACGTGATCGACGGGATGCTGGCCGCGCAGTCCCCGGAGCAGAAGGCGCGGCTGGAGAAGCGGTACGGGACGCTGTCGCTGGAGCCGGGGAGGATCCGCTTCATCGACCGGCTCGTCGCGGACTCCCGGCAGGTGGCGCTGAACCACACCGCCGGGCTCTCGCTCCCGCAGCAGGTGATGATGGCGCTGTTCTCCCTCTTCGACATGCTGGACGAGGGCCAGGAGTACAAGCACCGGATTCGCGCCATTGTCCGGCAGCGGCTCGACCTCCTCCTGGAGGGCGTCCACATGAAGATCTCGGAGGACCCGAAGCGGGCCGCGTACTACATCGAGCTGGATCTGCTGGCGGAGGCCGAACGCGTCCACGGCAAGGAGTTCGCCGACTTCCTGGAGCAGAACTACGAGCCCGTCGACCCGCTCTTCCGGCTCGCCGAGCAGACCTCCGTGGTGCTGCTCAACGGCGGAGGCTTCGACGGCCCCGAGTGGTCGGTCCGGGTCTCGCTCGCCAATCTGGACGACCTCGACTACCTGAAGATCGGCCACCACCTGCGCGTCATCTTCGACGACTACGCGCAGGAGTGGCGTTCCGCGTAG
- a CDS encoding DUF2771 domain-containing protein produces the protein MTVAFFSGKGRRIGVALGAVSAGLLVLSACDKPTPLATVTVGDNSLSTEAACYNDGKALKESEIQGCLNKKAEKSVGVAMDDKVHFGVDPEVADHGWTLFINGQQAEQEPYKKTYRTIPGSAFFASQTGETTASKTQVSIVETKGQKLTGVWHFQLKKTS, from the coding sequence ATGACCGTTGCGTTCTTCTCCGGTAAGGGCCGTCGAATCGGCGTCGCTCTTGGTGCCGTGTCCGCGGGACTCCTTGTCCTGTCCGCCTGCGACAAGCCGACGCCGCTCGCCACCGTGACGGTCGGCGACAACTCGTTGAGCACCGAGGCCGCCTGCTACAACGACGGCAAGGCCCTCAAGGAGTCCGAGATCCAGGGCTGCCTCAACAAGAAGGCGGAGAAGTCCGTCGGGGTCGCGATGGACGACAAGGTCCACTTCGGGGTCGACCCCGAGGTCGCGGACCACGGCTGGACACTCTTCATCAACGGCCAGCAGGCCGAGCAGGAGCCGTACAAGAAGACCTACCGGACCATCCCGGGCAGCGCCTTCTTCGCCAGCCAGACCGGCGAGACCACGGCCTCCAAGACGCAGGTCAGCATCGTCGAGACCAAGGGTCAGAAGCTCACGGGCGTCTGGCACTTCCAGCTCAAGAAGACCTCCTGA
- a CDS encoding cold-shock protein, which yields MPTGKVKWFNSEKGFGFLSRDDGADVFVHSSVLPAGVEALKPGQRVEFGVVAGQRGDQALSVVILDPTPSVAAAQRRSPDELASIVQDLTTVLENITPMLERGRYPDKAAGAKIAGLLRAVADQLDV from the coding sequence GTGCCCACGGGTAAGGTCAAATGGTTCAATTCGGAAAAGGGCTTCGGCTTTCTTTCGCGCGACGACGGCGCCGACGTCTTCGTCCACTCCTCCGTACTCCCGGCCGGCGTCGAGGCCCTCAAGCCCGGTCAGCGCGTCGAATTCGGTGTGGTCGCGGGCCAGCGCGGTGACCAGGCCCTCTCCGTCGTGATCCTCGACCCCACCCCGTCGGTCGCCGCCGCCCAGCGGCGCAGCCCGGACGAGCTGGCCTCGATCGTGCAGGACCTGACGACGGTCCTGGAGAACATCACGCCGATGCTGGAGCGGGGCCGCTACCCCGACAAGGCAGCCGGTGCGAAGATCGCCGGTCTGCTGAGGGCGGTCGCGGACCAGCTCGACGTCTGA
- a CDS encoding sacsin N-terminal ATP-binding-like domain-containing protein — protein MNATEGADPFGTARLRRGVLDAWGAGPARFREDANAEEDLALGGYRDRLVVELAQNAADAAARAGVPGRLRLTLHDGPEGTAVLAAANTGAPLDATGVESLSTLRASAKREGHESSVGRFGVGFAAVLAVSDEPAVIGRHGGVRWSLAEARDLARQASVGSPGLGDELRRRDGHVPLLRLPLPAEGTAPDGYDTVVVLPLRDGVAEDLVGRLLDGVDDALLLTLPGLDELVIETPGGVRTLRRSQDGPYTHVDDSARGLHRWRTVADHGPLEPALLADRPVEERLRPHWSVTWAVPVDEDGAPQHPRTAPVVHAPTPTDEPLGVPALLIASLPLDTARRHPAPGPLTDFLVERAADAYAELLAGWEPVSVATIALVPGPLGKGQLDGALRAAILQRLPRVAFLEPAAPRDPAEAAGQWDDWDGTGAPRRDTTALRPVEAEVVEGVGAETVRVLAEVLPCLLPAGLERRAELRTLGVARVPLTEAVDRLAGLERDPEWWRRLYDSLAGVDPDRLSGLPVPLAGPADVPRTTIGPRQVLLPLPDGLTSPVLDKLARLGLKVAHPDAAHPLLEKLGALPATPRAVLTTPQVRAAVAGSLDAGEIWDEDALDADELADTVLTLVRDADLAPGDEPWLGALALPDEDGEPAPAGELVLPDSPFAQVMREGELALCDAELADRWGEQPLTACGVLATFALVRATDVVLDPDELEPRDSDFAEPDDAGLLDAVDVWCEDVLDQLPDTPVPPVATELVAVRDLDLVDDDAWPQALAMLARPPLRDALTQPVRVLLPDGTTQSVRPYTAWWLRDHPVLDGRRPAGLRAAGGDPRLEGLYDSADATGFDDAQVLRALGVRTSVAALLDEPGGAAELLGRLADEERPVGPVQLHSLYTALAELDPEQVTLPDELRAVVDDEVRVADAADVVIADAPDLLPLTGGLALLPVAPARAAELADLLQVRRLGESVEAVVTTEGEEHRVPDSVRILLGAGTPDTYVEHGELRAGGVELDWRRTPDGVVHASTVEGVAAGLAWAAGQWPRRFEVAALLEDPSRTEELARDRWFD, from the coding sequence ATGAATGCGACCGAGGGGGCCGATCCGTTCGGGACGGCGCGACTGCGGCGCGGCGTGCTCGACGCCTGGGGCGCGGGCCCCGCCCGCTTCCGGGAGGACGCCAACGCCGAGGAGGACCTCGCCCTCGGCGGCTACCGTGACCGCCTGGTCGTCGAGCTGGCCCAGAACGCCGCCGACGCCGCCGCCCGCGCCGGAGTCCCCGGCCGGCTCCGCCTCACCCTGCACGACGGGCCGGAGGGCACCGCCGTCCTGGCCGCCGCCAACACCGGCGCCCCCCTGGACGCGACCGGCGTCGAGTCGCTGAGCACCCTGCGGGCCTCCGCCAAGCGTGAGGGCCACGAGTCGTCCGTCGGCCGCTTCGGCGTCGGCTTCGCCGCGGTGCTGGCCGTCAGCGACGAGCCCGCCGTGATCGGGCGCCACGGCGGCGTCCGCTGGTCCCTCGCGGAGGCCCGCGACCTCGCGCGGCAGGCGTCCGTCGGCAGCCCCGGCCTCGGCGACGAGCTGCGCCGCCGCGACGGACACGTACCGCTGCTCCGGCTCCCGCTGCCCGCCGAGGGGACCGCGCCCGACGGCTACGACACCGTCGTCGTCCTGCCGCTGCGCGACGGAGTGGCCGAGGACCTCGTGGGCCGGCTGCTCGACGGTGTCGACGACGCCCTGCTCCTCACCCTGCCCGGCCTCGACGAGCTCGTGATCGAAACCCCCGGCGGCGTACGGACGTTGCGCCGCTCGCAGGACGGCCCGTACACGCACGTCGACGACTCCGCGCGCGGCCTCCACCGCTGGCGCACCGTCGCGGACCACGGCCCCCTGGAGCCCGCGCTGCTGGCCGACCGGCCCGTCGAGGAGCGGCTCCGGCCGCACTGGTCCGTGACGTGGGCCGTGCCGGTGGACGAGGACGGGGCGCCCCAGCACCCCCGTACGGCACCCGTCGTGCACGCCCCGACCCCCACCGACGAGCCCCTCGGCGTCCCCGCGCTGCTGATCGCCTCGCTGCCGCTGGACACCGCCCGCAGGCACCCCGCGCCGGGCCCGCTGACCGACTTCCTGGTGGAGCGCGCGGCGGACGCCTACGCGGAGCTGCTCGCCGGGTGGGAGCCCGTGTCCGTCGCGACGATCGCGCTGGTGCCGGGCCCGCTCGGCAAGGGGCAGCTCGACGGCGCCCTGCGGGCCGCGATCCTCCAGCGGCTGCCCCGGGTCGCCTTCCTGGAGCCCGCCGCGCCCCGGGACCCGGCGGAGGCGGCCGGCCAGTGGGACGACTGGGACGGTACCGGGGCCCCGCGCCGGGACACGACCGCGCTGCGGCCGGTCGAGGCCGAGGTGGTCGAGGGCGTGGGCGCGGAGACCGTACGGGTCCTCGCCGAGGTCCTGCCCTGCCTGCTGCCCGCCGGTCTGGAGCGCCGCGCCGAGCTGCGTACGCTCGGTGTCGCCCGGGTCCCGCTGACCGAGGCCGTCGACCGGCTGGCCGGTCTGGAACGTGACCCGGAGTGGTGGCGGCGGCTGTACGACAGCCTGGCCGGTGTCGACCCCGACCGGCTCTCCGGCCTCCCCGTGCCCCTCGCGGGCCCCGCGGACGTGCCCCGCACGACCATCGGTCCCCGCCAGGTCCTCCTGCCGCTGCCGGACGGGCTGACCTCGCCCGTCCTCGACAAGCTGGCCCGCCTCGGGCTGAAGGTGGCCCATCCGGACGCCGCCCATCCGCTGCTGGAGAAACTGGGCGCCCTGCCCGCCACCCCCCGGGCCGTCCTGACGACCCCGCAGGTCCGGGCCGCCGTCGCCGGTTCGCTGGACGCGGGTGAGATCTGGGACGAGGACGCCCTGGACGCGGACGAGCTCGCCGACACCGTCCTCACCCTCGTGCGCGACGCGGACCTCGCGCCGGGCGACGAGCCCTGGCTCGGCGCGCTCGCCCTGCCCGACGAGGACGGCGAGCCCGCTCCCGCCGGTGAACTCGTGCTGCCGGACAGCCCGTTCGCCCAGGTGATGCGCGAGGGCGAACTCGCCCTGTGCGACGCGGAACTGGCCGACCGCTGGGGCGAACAGCCTCTGACCGCCTGCGGGGTGCTGGCCACCTTCGCCCTCGTACGGGCCACCGACGTCGTCCTCGATCCGGACGAACTGGAGCCCCGCGACAGCGACTTCGCCGAACCCGACGACGCCGGGCTCCTCGACGCCGTCGACGTCTGGTGCGAGGACGTCCTGGACCAGCTCCCGGACACCCCCGTCCCGCCGGTCGCCACCGAGCTCGTCGCCGTACGCGACCTGGACCTCGTCGACGACGACGCCTGGCCGCAGGCCCTCGCGATGCTGGCCCGGCCGCCGCTGCGCGACGCGCTGACCCAGCCGGTCCGGGTGCTGCTCCCGGACGGCACGACGCAGTCGGTGCGCCCCTACACCGCGTGGTGGCTGCGCGACCACCCCGTGCTCGACGGCCGCCGCCCGGCCGGCCTGCGTGCGGCGGGCGGCGACCCGCGCCTGGAGGGCCTGTACGACTCCGCCGACGCGACGGGCTTCGACGACGCGCAGGTGCTGCGCGCCCTCGGTGTGCGGACCTCGGTGGCCGCGCTCCTGGACGAGCCGGGCGGGGCGGCCGAGCTGCTGGGCCGGCTCGCGGACGAGGAGCGTCCCGTCGGCCCCGTGCAGCTGCACTCGCTGTACACGGCGCTCGCCGAGCTCGACCCCGAACAGGTCACGCTGCCCGACGAGCTCCGGGCCGTGGTGGACGACGAGGTGCGGGTCGCCGACGCGGCCGACGTGGTGATCGCGGACGCCCCGGACCTGCTGCCGCTGACCGGCGGGCTCGCGCTGCTGCCGGTGGCCCCGGCGCGAGCGGCCGAGCTGGCGGACCTGCTCCAGGTGCGACGGCTCGGCGAGAGCGTCGAGGCCGTCGTCACGACGGAGGGCGAGGAGCACCGGGTGCCGGATTCCGTACGGATCCTGCTCGGCGCCGGGACCCCCGACACCTACGTCGAGCACGGCGAACTGCGCGCGGGCGGCGTCGAGCTGGACTGGCGCCGCACGCCGGACGGTGTGGTCCACGCGTCCACGGTCGAGGGCGTGGCCGCGGGTCTCGCCTGGGCGGCCGGCCAGTGGCCGCGCCGCTTCGAGGTGGCCGCGCTGCTGGAGGACCCGTCGCGTACGGAGGAGCTGGCGCGGGACCGCTGGTTCGACTGA
- a CDS encoding 1,4-dihydroxy-6-naphthoate synthase, protein MTDSTDTVTDTATDSAGAPLPALRIAFSPCPNDTFVFDAWAHGRVPGAPALDVTFADIDLTNGMAERGEFDVLKVSYAVLPWVLDEYALLPCGGALGRGCGPLVLTKEPGTDLTGKTVAVPSERSTAYLLFRLWAAEVVPGGVGEIVVMPFDEIMPAVRDGRVDAGLVIHEARFTYQNYGLHSLADMGQHWESTTGLPIPLGAIIAKRSLGQETLERLAASVRTSVRMAWDDPEQSRPYVLEHAQEMDPAVADQHIGLYVNEFTADLGESGYAAIRGLLTRAAAEGLVPALAPDALSVTAR, encoded by the coding sequence ATGACCGACTCGACCGACACCGTGACTGACACCGCGACCGATTCCGCCGGCGCACCGCTCCCCGCGCTGCGGATCGCCTTCTCGCCGTGCCCGAACGACACCTTCGTCTTCGACGCCTGGGCCCACGGCCGTGTCCCCGGCGCGCCCGCCCTCGATGTCACGTTCGCCGACATCGACCTCACCAACGGCATGGCCGAGCGCGGCGAGTTCGACGTCCTGAAGGTGTCCTACGCCGTCCTGCCATGGGTGCTCGACGAGTACGCCCTGCTGCCGTGCGGGGGCGCCCTGGGGCGTGGCTGCGGGCCGCTCGTCCTCACGAAGGAGCCGGGCACGGACCTGACGGGGAAGACCGTCGCCGTGCCGAGCGAGCGCTCCACGGCCTATCTGCTGTTCCGGCTGTGGGCGGCCGAGGTCGTACCGGGCGGCGTGGGCGAGATCGTCGTCATGCCGTTCGACGAGATCATGCCCGCGGTGCGCGACGGCCGGGTCGACGCCGGGCTCGTGATCCACGAGGCCCGCTTCACCTATCAGAACTACGGGCTGCACAGCCTCGCCGACATGGGGCAGCACTGGGAGTCGACCACCGGTCTGCCTATCCCGCTCGGCGCGATCATCGCCAAGCGCTCGCTGGGCCAGGAGACGCTGGAGCGGCTCGCGGCATCGGTCCGCACCTCGGTGCGGATGGCCTGGGACGACCCGGAGCAGTCGCGTCCGTACGTCCTGGAGCACGCCCAGGAGATGGACCCGGCCGTGGCCGACCAGCACATCGGTCTCTACGTGAACGAGTTCACCGCCGACCTCGGCGAGAGCGGCTACGCGGCGATCCGCGGCCTGCTGACCCGGGCCGCGGCCGAGGGCCTCGTACCGGCGCTGGCCCCCGACGCCCTGTCCGTCACCGCGCGCTGA
- a CDS encoding DUF3027 domain-containing protein, producing the protein MSAATTRSRTARTPAPDRLCAEAVDLARAAAEEAAAPGVVGEHVALVSEGDRVVTHYFEAKEPGYRGWRWAVTVARASRAKNVTLDETVLLPGSDALLAPEWVPWSERLRPGDMGPGDLLPTEAEDPRLEPGWTGEDEPLPNSAVSEVSQELAALADVEDAELTTLPTTSRGSIAAVAEELGTRRARVLSRYGLGLAADRWDEEFGAKTPMAQAAPASCVTCAFLVPMAGSLKQAFGVCANEFAPADGRVVSLSYGCGGHSEAAVMPKPPKPTPHALDTMRVDDYSLRPADDSGSVPSQPDGSTEDLGHS; encoded by the coding sequence GTGAGTGCTGCGACGACGCGAAGCCGTACGGCCCGTACCCCCGCCCCTGACCGTCTGTGCGCCGAGGCGGTAGACCTCGCACGCGCGGCCGCGGAAGAGGCTGCCGCGCCAGGAGTGGTGGGTGAGCACGTGGCCCTGGTCTCCGAGGGGGACCGGGTCGTCACGCACTACTTCGAGGCCAAGGAACCCGGCTACCGGGGCTGGCGCTGGGCGGTGACGGTCGCCAGGGCCTCCCGCGCCAAGAACGTCACCCTTGACGAAACGGTGCTGCTGCCCGGCTCCGACGCGCTCCTCGCCCCCGAGTGGGTCCCCTGGAGCGAACGGCTGCGCCCCGGCGACATGGGCCCCGGCGACCTCCTGCCCACCGAGGCGGAGGACCCGCGTCTGGAGCCCGGCTGGACGGGCGAGGACGAGCCCCTGCCGAACTCCGCGGTCTCCGAGGTGTCGCAGGAGCTGGCCGCCCTCGCCGACGTCGAGGACGCGGAGCTCACCACGCTCCCCACGACGAGCCGCGGCTCGATCGCCGCCGTCGCGGAGGAGCTCGGCACACGGCGGGCGCGGGTGCTGTCCCGGTACGGCCTGGGGCTGGCGGCGGACCGGTGGGACGAGGAGTTCGGCGCGAAGACCCCCATGGCGCAGGCGGCGCCCGCCTCCTGCGTCACGTGCGCCTTCCTGGTGCCGATGGCGGGCTCCCTGAAGCAGGCCTTCGGGGTCTGCGCGAACGAGTTCGCCCCGGCGGACGGCCGCGTGGTCTCGCTCTCCTACGGCTGCGGCGGCCACTCCGAGGCGGCGGTCATGCCGAAGCCCCCGAAGCCCACGCCGCACGCGCTGGACACGATGCGGGTGGACGACTACTCGCTGCGCCCCGCGGACGACTCCGGCTCGGTCCCCTCCCAGCCGGACGGTTCGACGGAGGACCTGGGCCACTCCTGA